A single region of the Microlunatus panaciterrae genome encodes:
- a CDS encoding ACT domain-containing protein encodes MTVAWELTRHSVEVGMAQLPAHASVPGWALENAHETPFWSASRTADELCLITDFEDIPGTVPAVGPFTVFSIDGPLDHSLVGVLAGLLAPLADAGISILAESTFDTDWILIPSAQAHQAVEVWVAAGHRIENEELT; translated from the coding sequence GTGACCGTCGCCTGGGAGCTCACCCGGCACTCGGTCGAGGTCGGCATGGCGCAGCTGCCGGCGCACGCCTCGGTCCCCGGCTGGGCCCTGGAGAACGCCCACGAGACCCCGTTCTGGAGCGCCAGCAGGACGGCGGACGAGCTGTGCCTGATCACTGACTTCGAGGACATCCCGGGGACCGTGCCGGCCGTCGGTCCGTTCACGGTGTTCAGCATCGACGGACCGCTCGACCACTCACTGGTCGGGGTGCTGGCCGGACTGCTGGCGCCGCTGGCCGATGCCGGCATCTCGATCCTGGCCGAGTCGACCTTCGACACCGATTGGATCCTGATCCCCAGCGCGCAGGCACACCAGGCGGTCGAGGTGTGGGTGGCGGCGGGACATCGGATCGAGAACGAGGAGCTGACATGA
- a CDS encoding NAD-dependent epimerase/dehydratase family protein: MRIVMIGATGHVGSYLVPRLVNAGHQVLAVSRGQREPYHPDPAWDRVERLQIDRTAEEDSGTFGRRIADLEAEVVIDMVCFTAKSAGQLVEGLRGRVRQLLHCGTIWVHGLSTVLPMREDDPKTPIGDYGTNKLAIEELLLAETRSGGLASTIIHPGHISGPGWPVINPVGNLDPAVWTTLATGQSLLVPGLGAETMHHVHADDVAQLFQLALEKPDAALGESFHAVSERALTVRGYAEAAARWFGQHAQLEQVSWEEFRRRTDDQHAAASWDHLSRSQVASIDKARRLLGYQPAYSSDEAAREAVTWLVEAGQLDLGPRGALL; encoded by the coding sequence ATGCGCATCGTCATGATCGGAGCAACGGGCCACGTCGGCAGCTATCTCGTGCCGCGGCTGGTGAACGCCGGCCACCAGGTGCTGGCCGTCAGCCGCGGGCAACGCGAGCCCTACCACCCGGACCCCGCCTGGGACCGGGTAGAACGCCTCCAGATCGACCGTACGGCGGAGGAGGACTCCGGAACCTTCGGAAGGCGGATCGCCGACCTCGAGGCCGAGGTGGTGATCGACATGGTCTGCTTCACCGCCAAGTCGGCCGGCCAGCTCGTCGAGGGGCTGCGCGGTCGGGTCCGGCAGCTGCTGCACTGCGGCACCATCTGGGTCCACGGACTGAGCACGGTCCTGCCGATGCGGGAGGACGACCCCAAGACGCCGATCGGTGACTACGGCACCAACAAGCTGGCCATCGAGGAGCTGCTGTTGGCCGAGACCCGGTCGGGCGGGTTGGCCTCGACGATCATCCATCCCGGACACATCAGTGGGCCCGGCTGGCCGGTGATCAACCCGGTCGGCAACCTCGACCCTGCGGTCTGGACGACCCTGGCGACCGGACAGTCGCTACTGGTGCCCGGGTTGGGCGCCGAAACGATGCACCATGTGCACGCCGACGACGTGGCCCAGCTCTTCCAGCTGGCCCTGGAGAAGCCCGACGCCGCCCTCGGTGAGAGCTTCCACGCGGTCAGCGAGCGGGCCCTGACCGTCCGTGGCTACGCCGAGGCGGCTGCCCGCTGGTTCGGTCAGCACGCCCAGCTGGAGCAGGTTAGCTGGGAGGAGTTCCGCCGGCGCACCGACGACCAGCACGCGGCGGCCAGCTGGGATCATCTCTCGCGCAGCCAGGTCGCAAGCATCGACAAGGCTCGCCGGCTGCTCGGCTACCAGCCCGCCTACAGCTCCGACGAAGCTGCCCGCGAGGCGGTCACCTGGCTGGTCGAGGCCGGCCAGCTCGACCTCGGTCCGCGAGGAGCCCTGCTCTAG
- a CDS encoding arginine repressor produces the protein MTAAARAPLTKTARHAKIFAILEHHQVRSQTEIAELLAAEGVTVTQGTLSRDLVELGAMRVRGAEGHLIYAVPAEGGDRTPQVGEYATFEARLARLCAEVLVSAEASANLVVLRTPPGAAQYFASAIDRVSWDSILGTIAGDDTILLITRSPDGGQAIADQFLQLSAHAPHRTAEQSLTEKTKGSP, from the coding sequence ATGACCGCAGCAGCCCGGGCGCCACTGACGAAGACTGCGCGGCATGCCAAGATCTTCGCCATCCTGGAGCACCACCAGGTCCGCTCCCAGACCGAGATCGCCGAGCTGCTCGCTGCTGAGGGTGTCACCGTCACCCAGGGGACGCTGTCCCGCGACCTGGTGGAGCTGGGGGCGATGCGGGTCCGGGGGGCGGAGGGGCACCTGATCTATGCGGTGCCGGCCGAGGGCGGTGACCGGACGCCACAGGTGGGGGAGTACGCCACCTTCGAAGCCCGGTTGGCGAGGCTGTGCGCTGAGGTGCTGGTGTCGGCGGAGGCGTCGGCCAACCTGGTCGTGCTGCGGACACCACCGGGCGCGGCGCAGTACTTCGCCTCCGCCATTGACCGGGTGTCCTGGGACTCGATCCTGGGCACCATCGCCGGCGACGACACGATCCTGCTGATCACCCGGTCGCCGGACGGCGGGCAGGCGATCGCGGACCAGTTCCTGCAGCTGAGCGCCCATGCCCCCCACCGCACCGCCGAGCAGAGCCTGACCGAGAAGACGAAAGGAAGCCCGTGA
- the argB gene encoding acetylglutamate kinase, translated as MTTGLAHISTGDKASILIEALPWLETYGGKTIVIKYGGNAMIDENLKRAFAEDIVFLRRCGVQPVVVHGGGPQISQMLGRLGIKSEFRGGLRVTSPEAMDVVRMVLVGKVGRELVGLINSHGPLAVGLSGEDGGLFVAERRGLSVEGETVDLGLVGDVVEVRPEAVLDLIEAGRIPVVATVAPDEDGQVHNVNADTAAAALAVALRAERLVVLTDVEGLYADWPNSAEVVSQISATELAELLPRLESGMQPKMEACLRAVEGGLDRATVIDGRVPHSLLLEIFTDAGIGTMVTAGTRAADPLAADPLAADPRATKAGEAL; from the coding sequence GTGACCACAGGACTTGCACACATCAGCACCGGCGACAAGGCCTCGATTCTGATCGAGGCGTTGCCCTGGCTGGAGACCTACGGCGGCAAGACGATCGTGATCAAGTACGGCGGAAACGCCATGATCGACGAGAACCTGAAGCGTGCCTTCGCCGAGGACATCGTCTTCCTCAGACGCTGCGGAGTGCAGCCGGTCGTCGTGCACGGCGGCGGCCCGCAGATCTCGCAGATGCTCGGCAGGCTGGGGATCAAGAGCGAGTTCCGCGGCGGACTGCGGGTGACCTCGCCGGAGGCGATGGACGTCGTCCGGATGGTGCTGGTCGGCAAGGTCGGCCGCGAGCTGGTGGGATTGATCAACTCCCACGGGCCGCTCGCTGTCGGTCTGTCCGGCGAGGACGGTGGACTGTTCGTTGCCGAGCGGCGTGGTCTGTCGGTGGAGGGTGAGACCGTCGACCTTGGTCTGGTGGGTGACGTCGTGGAGGTGCGACCCGAGGCGGTCCTGGACCTGATCGAGGCGGGTCGGATCCCGGTCGTCGCGACAGTGGCGCCGGACGAGGACGGGCAGGTGCACAACGTCAATGCCGACACTGCGGCAGCAGCTCTGGCAGTTGCCCTGAGGGCGGAGCGGCTGGTGGTGCTCACCGACGTCGAAGGTCTGTACGCCGACTGGCCGAACAGTGCGGAGGTGGTGTCGCAGATCAGCGCAACCGAGCTGGCCGAGCTGCTGCCCCGGCTGGAGTCGGGCATGCAGCCCAAGATGGAGGCCTGCCTGCGGGCCGTCGAAGGGGGGCTGGACCGTGCCACCGTGATCGACGGGCGGGTTCCGCACTCGCTGCTGCTGGAGATCTTCACCGATGCCGGCATCGGCACGATGGTGACCGCAGGCACCCGGGCCGCCGACCCACTGGCCGCTGACCCACTGGCCGCTGACCCCCGGGCGACCAAGGCCGGGGAGGCCCTGTGA
- a CDS encoding acetylornithine transaminase produces the protein MSNNPLGQLVATEPSASLTARYGQVMMNTFGPPKRVFVRGEGCHIFDADGVRYLDLLSGLAVNALGHAHPFVLSAITSQIATLGHVSNFFSTPAQVALAERLAAMVVASAPDTPARVFFSNSGTEANEAAFKLTRRTGRTRIISTEGAFHGRTMGALAITHNEKYRTPFEPLPGDVTFVPYGDVAALEAAVDDTVAAVVLEPIQGENGVIVPPEGYLAAARQITRRHGSLLWLDEVQTGIGRSGAWLDHTREQITADIVTIAKGLGNGFPIGACIATGAAADLLGPGSHGSTFGGNPVAAIAGLAVLSVIERDNLLANANAMGDHLAGRVSSLESPMITGVRGRGLLRAIVLAAPIAARVADVALDAGFIINAPRPDVLRLAPPLIITAEQLDSFVAVLPELISSVSVDGAVR, from the coding sequence ATGAGCAACAACCCACTGGGCCAGCTGGTGGCCACCGAGCCGTCGGCCAGTCTGACCGCACGCTACGGCCAGGTCATGATGAACACCTTCGGTCCGCCGAAACGCGTGTTCGTCCGGGGCGAGGGCTGCCACATCTTCGACGCCGACGGCGTCCGCTACCTCGACCTGTTGTCGGGCCTCGCCGTCAACGCCCTCGGCCATGCCCACCCGTTCGTACTGTCGGCGATCACCAGTCAGATCGCCACCCTCGGGCACGTGTCGAACTTCTTCAGCACCCCGGCGCAGGTGGCCCTGGCGGAGCGGCTGGCGGCGATGGTGGTGGCCAGTGCGCCGGACACCCCCGCCCGGGTCTTCTTCAGCAACTCGGGGACCGAGGCCAACGAGGCCGCATTCAAACTGACCCGTCGGACCGGCCGGACCAGGATCATCTCCACCGAGGGAGCCTTCCACGGCCGCACCATGGGTGCGTTGGCCATCACCCACAACGAGAAGTACCGGACGCCGTTCGAGCCGCTGCCCGGCGACGTCACCTTCGTTCCGTACGGCGACGTGGCGGCGCTCGAGGCGGCCGTGGACGACACGGTCGCCGCCGTCGTGCTCGAGCCGATCCAGGGCGAGAACGGGGTGATCGTCCCGCCCGAGGGCTATCTCGCCGCGGCTCGGCAGATCACCCGTCGGCACGGATCGCTGCTCTGGTTGGACGAGGTGCAGACAGGCATCGGCCGGAGTGGCGCCTGGCTGGACCATACCCGCGAGCAGATCACCGCCGACATCGTCACCATCGCGAAGGGTCTGGGCAACGGCTTCCCGATCGGTGCCTGTATCGCCACCGGGGCGGCGGCCGACCTGCTGGGGCCGGGTTCGCACGGCAGCACCTTCGGCGGCAATCCGGTCGCCGCCATCGCCGGCTTGGCCGTGCTGTCGGTGATCGAACGGGACAACCTGTTGGCGAACGCCAACGCGATGGGTGATCATCTGGCCGGCCGGGTGAGCTCCCTCGAGTCGCCGATGATCACCGGAGTCCGCGGCCGAGGACTGCTCCGCGCGATCGTGCTGGCGGCGCCGATCGCCGCCCGGGTGGCCGACGTGGCGCTCGACGCCGGATTCATCATCAACGCGCCGCGGCCGGACGTCCTCCGGCTGGCGCCCCCGCTGATCATCACAGCCGAACAGCTCGACTCATTCGTCGCTGTGCTGCCCGAGCTGATCTCGTCGGTGAGTGTCGACGGAGCGGTACGATGA
- the argJ gene encoding bifunctional glutamate N-acetyltransferase/amino-acid acetyltransferase ArgJ: MSITTPRGFAATGVAAGLKSSGRPDLALVRNLGPDFAAAGVFTSNRVKAAPVLWTERVLADSRLQAVILNSGGANACTGPAGFADTHRTAELVATELGIGAIDVAVCSTGLIGTRLDMAAIEAAVPDLVANADQSGGADAAVAIMTTDTVSKQADVTADGWSISGMAKGAGMLAPGLATMLVVITTDAVVQPATLRPALAEACRLTFDRLDSDGCMSTNDTVIVMASGASGSRPDPTELTAALTTVCDDLALQLLADAEGAAHNITITVRGAASEQEAVDVGRTIARNNLFKCAIFGQDPNWGRVLAAIGTTDAAFEPDQLDVSFNGVAVCVGGAIGEPRELVDLSGREVQVDVDLHAGGHTATIRTNDLTYDYVKENAEYSS; encoded by the coding sequence ATGAGCATCACCACACCGCGGGGGTTTGCGGCCACCGGCGTCGCCGCCGGGCTGAAGAGCAGCGGTCGGCCCGATCTCGCGTTGGTCCGCAACCTCGGTCCCGACTTCGCCGCGGCCGGGGTGTTCACCAGCAACCGGGTGAAGGCGGCGCCGGTGCTGTGGACCGAGCGTGTGCTGGCCGACTCGAGGTTGCAGGCGGTGATCTTGAACTCGGGTGGTGCCAACGCCTGCACCGGCCCAGCAGGGTTCGCCGACACCCACCGCACCGCCGAGCTGGTCGCGACCGAGCTGGGCATCGGCGCCATCGACGTCGCCGTCTGCTCCACCGGACTGATCGGCACCAGGCTCGACATGGCCGCGATTGAGGCTGCGGTTCCCGACCTGGTGGCGAACGCGGACCAGAGCGGCGGCGCGGATGCCGCGGTCGCGATCATGACCACCGACACGGTCAGCAAGCAGGCCGATGTCACTGCCGACGGCTGGTCCATCTCCGGGATGGCCAAAGGTGCCGGGATGCTGGCTCCCGGGCTCGCCACCATGCTGGTGGTGATCACCACCGATGCCGTGGTCCAGCCGGCGACCCTGCGACCGGCGTTGGCCGAAGCCTGCCGGTTGACCTTCGACCGGCTCGACAGCGACGGCTGCATGTCCACCAACGACACAGTGATTGTGATGGCGAGCGGTGCGTCCGGCAGCAGACCGGACCCCACCGAGCTCACCGCCGCGCTGACCACCGTCTGCGACGACCTGGCGCTGCAGCTGCTGGCCGACGCGGAGGGAGCGGCTCACAACATCACCATCACCGTCCGCGGTGCCGCCTCGGAGCAGGAGGCCGTCGACGTCGGGCGCACGATCGCCCGCAACAACCTGTTCAAGTGCGCGATCTTCGGCCAGGATCCCAACTGGGGCAGGGTTCTGGCCGCGATCGGCACCACCGATGCCGCCTTCGAACCCGACCAGCTCGATGTCTCGTTCAACGGCGTCGCCGTCTGTGTGGGGGGTGCCATCGGCGAGCCGCGCGAGCTGGTCGACCTCAGCGGACGGGAGGTGCAGGTCGATGTCGACCTGCATGCCGGCGGCCATACCGCGACCATCCGTACCAATGACCTGACCTACGACTACGTGAAAGAGAACGCGGAGTACTCCTCGTGA
- the pheT gene encoding phenylalanine--tRNA ligase subunit beta encodes MRAPLSWLREHAALPEELGGRHLAEALIRAGLEVETVEQAGADVTGPLVVGRVLSYENEKHSNGKVIRYCRLDVGEHNDPADGDQPPSRGIVCGAHNFQVGDLVVVALPGAVLPGEFAIAARRTYGHVSDGMICSARELGLGDDHSGIMVLPDDGLVPGQDAAPVLHLRDEVLDIAVTPDRGYCLSIRGLARESAQATRTTFTDPVDRPVPAESTAGWAVSLESPAAPLFVAVTVRGVDPSRPSPRWLARRVQLAGMRPISLAVDITNYVMLQTGQPLHAYDADRLNGGIVVREARAGEKLTTLDDIVRDLDPADLVIADDRGPIGLAGVMGGESTELSENTTTIVIEAANFDAMTIARTSRRQKLSSEASRRFERGVDPAAAYAAAHRAADLLVELAGGTVAAEETVRGAVPTQPTQTIDAALPGRVLGTEVPAEQVVELLTLIGVDVGVEGDRLQLVPPSWRSDLRDPYDYVEEVGRLVGYDTIEPVVPRAPVGRGLSPSQRSRRAVNAAVAAAGFVEVLTFPFQSEHELDQLGVERDDSRRQLVRLANPLSETHPYLRTTLLPGLFAAMVRNTSRSNDDLALYESGSVFYARPGAPAAPRPAVAGRPGDDELAALNAALADQPRHLAVVLAGNWLPKGWQGEAIRAGWQHAVAFAETAAQAVGLRLQRRSADVAPWHPGRCAELSLADSHQVIGFAGELHPEVCRSFGLPPRSAAAEIDLDALVAAAPGAGEVAAISSFPVAKEDVALIVDEEVPAAAVEAALRSGAGALLESVRLFDIFRGPQIGEGKKSLAFALRFRAPDRTLTDGEAAAARDAAVDAAAAATGAVQRTE; translated from the coding sequence ATGAGAGCGCCCCTGTCCTGGCTGCGTGAGCATGCCGCGCTGCCCGAGGAGCTCGGCGGCCGTCATCTGGCCGAGGCGCTGATCCGCGCCGGTCTCGAGGTGGAGACGGTCGAGCAGGCCGGTGCAGATGTCACCGGCCCGCTGGTGGTGGGCCGGGTGCTGTCGTATGAGAACGAGAAGCACTCCAACGGCAAGGTGATCCGCTACTGCCGGCTCGATGTCGGCGAGCACAACGACCCTGCCGACGGTGATCAGCCGCCGTCGCGTGGCATTGTCTGCGGTGCGCACAACTTCCAGGTGGGTGACCTGGTGGTGGTGGCGCTGCCGGGTGCCGTCCTGCCCGGCGAGTTCGCCATCGCGGCCCGCCGGACGTACGGCCACGTCTCCGACGGGATGATCTGCTCGGCCCGCGAGCTGGGTCTCGGCGATGACCATTCCGGCATCATGGTGCTGCCCGACGACGGTCTGGTCCCGGGCCAGGATGCGGCACCGGTGCTGCATCTGCGCGACGAGGTCCTTGACATCGCCGTCACCCCCGACCGCGGCTACTGCCTGTCCATCCGCGGACTGGCCCGGGAGTCGGCTCAGGCGACCCGCACCACGTTCACCGACCCGGTCGACCGTCCGGTTCCGGCCGAGTCGACCGCCGGCTGGGCGGTGAGCCTGGAGTCTCCCGCAGCGCCACTCTTCGTCGCCGTCACGGTACGGGGCGTGGACCCGTCCCGGCCGAGCCCCCGCTGGCTGGCCCGCCGGGTGCAGCTGGCCGGGATGCGGCCCATCTCGCTGGCGGTCGACATCACCAACTACGTGATGCTGCAGACCGGTCAGCCGCTGCACGCCTACGACGCCGACCGGCTGAACGGTGGCATCGTGGTCCGTGAGGCCCGGGCGGGGGAGAAGCTGACCACCCTTGACGACATCGTCCGCGACCTGGACCCGGCAGATCTGGTGATCGCCGACGACAGAGGCCCGATCGGGCTGGCGGGGGTGATGGGTGGTGAGTCAACCGAACTGTCCGAGAACACAACCACGATCGTGATCGAGGCGGCCAACTTCGACGCCATGACCATCGCCCGCACCTCCAGGCGGCAGAAGCTGTCCTCGGAGGCGTCTCGCCGGTTCGAACGCGGTGTCGACCCGGCGGCCGCCTACGCCGCGGCCCACCGGGCTGCCGACCTGCTGGTCGAGCTGGCCGGCGGGACGGTGGCCGCCGAGGAGACGGTGCGTGGGGCGGTGCCAACGCAGCCGACCCAGACGATCGACGCCGCTCTGCCGGGTCGTGTTCTCGGCACCGAGGTGCCGGCCGAGCAGGTGGTCGAGCTGCTCACCCTGATCGGTGTGGACGTCGGAGTCGAGGGAGACCGGCTGCAGCTCGTCCCGCCGAGCTGGCGCTCCGACCTGCGCGACCCGTACGACTATGTCGAGGAGGTCGGTCGGCTGGTCGGCTACGACACCATCGAGCCGGTGGTGCCGCGAGCGCCGGTCGGACGGGGTCTGAGCCCCTCGCAGCGGTCCAGGCGCGCGGTGAACGCCGCCGTTGCCGCCGCCGGTTTCGTCGAGGTGCTGACCTTCCCGTTCCAGTCCGAGCACGAGCTGGACCAGCTCGGTGTGGAGCGGGACGACTCTCGGCGTCAGCTGGTCCGACTGGCCAACCCGCTGTCGGAGACCCATCCGTACCTGCGCACCACCCTGCTCCCGGGACTGTTCGCTGCGATGGTGCGCAACACCAGCCGAAGCAACGACGACCTGGCGCTGTACGAGTCCGGTTCCGTCTTCTATGCGCGGCCGGGCGCGCCGGCTGCCCCGCGGCCTGCAGTGGCAGGGCGCCCGGGCGACGACGAGCTCGCCGCGCTGAATGCGGCACTGGCCGACCAGCCGCGGCACCTTGCGGTCGTGCTGGCCGGCAACTGGCTGCCGAAGGGCTGGCAGGGCGAGGCGATCCGGGCCGGCTGGCAGCACGCGGTCGCCTTCGCCGAGACGGCGGCGCAGGCTGTCGGGCTGCGACTGCAGCGTCGGAGCGCCGACGTGGCCCCCTGGCATCCCGGCCGGTGCGCCGAGCTCAGCCTCGCCGACTCTCATCAGGTGATCGGGTTCGCCGGAGAGCTGCACCCCGAGGTCTGCCGGAGCTTCGGGCTGCCGCCCCGGAGCGCCGCGGCAGAGATCGACCTGGACGCACTGGTCGCTGCCGCGCCCGGCGCCGGTGAGGTGGCTGCCATCTCCTCCTTCCCGGTGGCGAAGGAGGACGTGGCGCTGATCGTCGATGAGGAGGTCCCCGCTGCCGCGGTGGAAGCGGCGCTGCGGTCCGGCGCCGGCGCCCTGCTGGAGTCGGTCAGGCTGTTCGACATCTTCCGGGGGCCGCAGATCGGCGAGGGGAAGAAGTCGCTGGCCTTCGCGCTCCGTTTCCGTGCCCCCGACCGCACCCTCACCGACGGGGAGGCGGCCGCCGCCCGCGACGCCGCCGTCGACGCTGCGGCGGCGGCGACCGGGGCGGTTCAGCGCACCGAGTGA
- the argC gene encoding N-acetyl-gamma-glutamyl-phosphate reductase — translation MTLKVAVAGATGYAGGELLRLLSGHPQVVIGAVTAGASAGSRLGEHQPHLVPLADRVVQPTEVGTLAGHDVVFLALPHGASAEVAAQLDPDCVVIDCGADFRLSDPEAWQQFYQSPHAGTWPYGLPELPGQRDRLKSAHRIAVPGCYPTTATLALLPAIRAGLTDAHDTVIVAASGPSGAGRSLKPHLLGAELMGSASAYGVGGVHRHTPEMVQNFAACGAASPSVSFTPVLVPMSRGILATCTAPLADAGATADDAYRAYQQAYATEPFIHLLPSGQWPQTQSVLGSNAVHVQVTVDRGAGRLVAVAALDNLTKGTAGAAVQCMNLALDLPETLGLSTIGVAP, via the coding sequence ATGACGTTGAAGGTCGCCGTGGCTGGAGCCACCGGATATGCGGGCGGGGAGCTGCTCCGGCTGCTGTCGGGTCATCCCCAGGTCGTTATCGGTGCGGTCACCGCCGGAGCCAGCGCCGGCAGCCGGCTGGGCGAGCACCAGCCGCACCTGGTCCCGCTGGCCGACCGGGTGGTCCAACCTACCGAGGTCGGCACCCTGGCCGGTCACGACGTCGTCTTCCTGGCGCTGCCACACGGCGCGTCGGCCGAGGTGGCGGCCCAGCTCGATCCCGACTGTGTGGTGATCGACTGCGGCGCCGACTTCCGCCTCTCCGATCCCGAGGCGTGGCAGCAGTTCTACCAGTCGCCCCATGCCGGCACCTGGCCGTACGGGCTGCCGGAGCTCCCCGGCCAGCGCGACCGGCTCAAGTCCGCGCACCGGATCGCCGTACCCGGCTGCTACCCGACTACGGCGACGCTGGCCCTGCTGCCGGCGATCCGGGCCGGACTGACCGATGCCCATGACACCGTGATCGTGGCTGCGAGCGGACCGTCGGGTGCCGGGCGGTCGCTCAAGCCGCACCTGCTCGGGGCCGAGCTGATGGGTTCGGCCAGTGCCTACGGCGTCGGCGGAGTGCACCGGCACACGCCCGAGATGGTGCAGAACTTCGCTGCCTGCGGCGCAGCCAGCCCCTCGGTGTCATTCACGCCGGTGCTGGTCCCGATGTCCCGCGGCATCCTGGCGACCTGTACCGCGCCACTGGCGGACGCCGGGGCGACGGCTGACGATGCCTACCGCGCCTACCAGCAGGCCTACGCCACCGAGCCGTTCATCCACCTGCTGCCGTCCGGGCAGTGGCCGCAGACGCAGTCGGTGCTCGGCTCCAACGCCGTGCACGTGCAGGTGACCGTTGACCGCGGCGCCGGCCGGCTGGTGGCCGTCGCAGCATTGGACAACCTCACCAAGGGCACCGCCGGGGCGGCCGTGCAGTGCATGAACCTGGCGTTGGACCTGCCCGAGACCCTCGGCCTGTCGACGATCGGGGTGGCGCCGTGA
- the argF gene encoding ornithine carbamoyltransferase, protein MTGLRHLLADDDLSQEEQTAVLDLADRLAADPYAVQPFAGPRSVAVLFDKSSTRTRVSFAVGIAELGGYPLVMDLSTSQLGRGESIADTARVLGRQVSAIVWRTSGQQRLEEMAAYAGVPVVNGLTDEFHPCQILADLQTVRQHKGRLAGLTLSYLGDGANNMAHSYLLGGAVAGLHVRIAAPAGFEPDPVVVSRASQVAQSTGGSVTVTGSAADAVAGSDVVATDTWVSMGQENDGRDREKVFGPYAVTSTLLALADPQAIVLHCLPAYRGKEIAAEVLDGPQSVVWDEAENRRHAQKALLAFLDERAAEAGPAR, encoded by the coding sequence ATGACCGGCCTCCGGCACCTGCTGGCCGACGACGACCTCAGCCAGGAGGAACAGACTGCGGTTCTCGATCTCGCCGACCGGCTGGCGGCTGACCCCTACGCGGTGCAGCCGTTCGCCGGTCCACGCTCGGTCGCGGTCCTGTTCGACAAGTCGTCGACCCGGACCAGGGTCTCGTTCGCTGTCGGTATCGCCGAGCTGGGCGGCTACCCGCTGGTGATGGACCTGTCCACCTCCCAGCTGGGACGCGGCGAGTCGATCGCCGACACCGCGCGGGTGTTGGGTCGGCAGGTGTCGGCCATCGTCTGGCGCACCAGCGGTCAGCAGCGGCTGGAGGAGATGGCGGCCTATGCCGGGGTGCCGGTGGTCAACGGTCTGACCGACGAGTTCCATCCGTGCCAGATCCTCGCCGACCTGCAGACCGTCCGCCAGCACAAGGGTCGGCTGGCCGGACTCACCCTGAGCTATCTCGGCGACGGAGCGAACAACATGGCGCACTCGTACCTGCTGGGTGGCGCGGTGGCCGGGCTGCATGTCCGGATCGCCGCTCCGGCCGGGTTCGAGCCGGACCCTGTCGTCGTGTCCCGCGCCAGCCAGGTGGCCCAGAGCACCGGAGGGAGTGTCACGGTGACGGGGTCCGCCGCCGACGCGGTGGCCGGCTCCGACGTGGTGGCCACCGACACCTGGGTGTCGATGGGGCAGGAGAACGACGGCCGCGACCGGGAGAAGGTGTTCGGGCCGTACGCCGTCACCAGCACGCTGCTGGCGTTGGCGGACCCGCAGGCCATCGTGCTGCACTGCCTGCCCGCCTACCGTGGCAAGGAGATCGCCGCCGAGGTGCTGGACGGCCCGCAGTCGGTGGTCTGGGACGAGGCGGAGAACCGTCGGCACGCCCAGAAGGCGCTGCTCGCCTTCCTCGACGAGCGCGCAGCAGAGGCCGGACCTGCGCGATGA